In Brevinematia bacterium, a genomic segment contains:
- a CDS encoding gamma carbonic anhydrase family protein gives MGVVIASFGGVSPRIHESVYISENVSVIGDVEIGEGSSVWFGAVIRGDISYVRIGKNSNIQDNVVIHVNYDLPTIIGNYVTVGHSAVIHGAIISDFVIIGMGAIVLDGAKVGSNVIVGAGTIIPPRVEIPSGVMVLGTPAKVIRELSQIEIDHIKQNANDYVLLGKEMKSKVT, from the coding sequence ATGGGTGTAGTAATAGCCAGTTTTGGAGGAGTTTCACCGAGAATACACGAAAGTGTGTATATTTCCGAAAATGTGAGTGTAATTGGAGATGTTGAGATAGGGGAAGGGAGTAGTGTATGGTTTGGAGCGGTCATTAGGGGAGATATAAGTTATGTCAGGATAGGTAAAAATTCAAACATTCAGGATAATGTTGTTATTCACGTAAACTATGACTTACCTACTATTATTGGAAATTACGTTACTGTTGGACATTCTGCGGTGATACACGGTGCTATAATTTCCGATTTTGTGATTATTGGGATGGGAGCAATTGTTCTAGATGGAGCGAAAGTGGGTAGTAATGTTATAGTAGGGGCAGGAACTATAATTCCACCCAGAGTAGAGATACCTAGTGGTGTTATGGTTCTTGGAACCCCAGCAAAGGTTATTAGGGAGCTTTCTCAGATTGAGATAGATCATATCAAGCAAAATGCTAACGATTATGTCCTTTTAGGTAAAGAGATGAAAAGTAAAGTCACATAG